A stretch of the Photobacterium sp. CCB-ST2H9 genome encodes the following:
- the ileS gene encoding isoleucine--tRNA ligase: MSSKETPSQTDQLSDASASSVFSFVEAEHAVLGFWQDRQIFRQSLAQSAHQPEYVFYDGPPFATGLPHHGHLVASTIKDVIPRYFTMKGHFVQRRFGWDCHGLPIEHEIDKTLGMSAKEAVEQLGIARYNDECRGIVQRYTREWEKTISRLGRWVDFDNDYRTMEPWYMESVWWVFRQLWDKGLVYQGEKVVAYSTELETVLSNFEATSNYKDVQDPAITVLFKLADEDGYLAAWTTTPWTLPANLALCVGPDISYVKVHDDVLGGDVWLAESRLAAVCKGRDVAVLETRSGAELAGKRYRPVFDCFAGHAADGAFRVLADDFVSTDNGTGIVHMAPAFGEDDQRVARAHGIQGAPCPLDGRGRFTAEVPDYQGMYVKDADKAIIQALKAQGLLYRQETLLHSYPFCPRSDTPIIYRTVPSWYIRVESMRDALVANNRQVNWVPDHLQEGRMGKWLAGAKDWAVSRNRYWGTPLPIWINDTTGSQLCLGSREELARYTGVTVEDLHRDHVDDLTFTLPGEAGVYRRIAEVFDCWFESGAMPYAQVHYPFENKDQFEKNFPAAFIAEGVDQTRGWFYTLQVLSQCLFGQAAFRNVIVNGIVMAEDGKKMSKRLKNYTAPDVLMEQYGADALRLYLINSGLVKAEEQRFADSGVQEMVRRVLLPWYNGYKFFATYAALDQWQFSPAQMPSDNILDQWILSRLQTLTRRVNDEMQQYRLYQVVPALFDFIEQLTNWYIRLNRARFWQDGMSGDKSRAFQTLFHCLETFGTLMAPFAPFLSEHLYQGLLAFRQPGSVPESVHLCPYPEAQPAMQQPALEASVERFQHLVTMGRQKRNDLKIKIKTPLSRITVLHRDPAVLADVARLSDYIRAELNVKTVHFSEQEADYIDFYAKPNFALLGRKLGTQMKHYTGLIHTLTEAQLTTLQESGELELDGQVFSDEEIVLYRQAKEGTHAVSNRFISLDVDPQLSDALIGEGAVREVISRIQKLRKDSGFRVSDRIRIELQAPAALAGWVTQHQEYLMQETLARELVVAPETDGMCSEAEVFRTDHGDIAVSVSVL, translated from the coding sequence ATGAGTTCAAAAGAAACCCCGTCCCAGACCGATCAGTTATCTGACGCGTCTGCATCATCCGTTTTTTCCTTTGTCGAGGCCGAACATGCCGTGCTCGGATTCTGGCAGGACCGGCAGATCTTCCGGCAGTCGCTGGCACAGTCGGCCCACCAGCCGGAATACGTGTTTTACGACGGCCCTCCGTTTGCAACCGGCCTGCCGCACCACGGCCATCTGGTGGCTTCGACGATCAAAGATGTCATTCCGCGTTATTTCACGATGAAAGGTCATTTTGTGCAGCGCCGTTTCGGCTGGGACTGCCATGGCTTGCCGATCGAGCATGAGATCGATAAAACGCTGGGAATGTCAGCCAAGGAAGCGGTTGAGCAGCTGGGGATTGCCCGTTACAACGATGAGTGCCGCGGTATTGTGCAGCGTTATACCCGGGAATGGGAGAAGACCATTTCACGCTTGGGGCGCTGGGTTGATTTTGACAACGACTACCGCACCATGGAGCCCTGGTATATGGAGTCGGTGTGGTGGGTGTTCCGGCAGTTGTGGGACAAGGGACTGGTTTATCAGGGTGAGAAAGTGGTTGCTTACTCAACTGAGCTGGAGACCGTCCTGTCGAACTTTGAGGCAACCTCCAACTACAAAGACGTTCAGGATCCGGCCATCACCGTGCTTTTCAAATTAGCGGATGAGGACGGGTATCTGGCTGCGTGGACCACGACCCCCTGGACGCTGCCGGCGAATCTGGCCTTGTGTGTCGGCCCGGATATCTCCTATGTCAAAGTGCATGATGACGTGCTCGGGGGCGATGTGTGGCTGGCAGAATCCCGGTTGGCGGCCGTCTGTAAAGGACGGGATGTGGCGGTACTGGAAACCCGGTCCGGGGCTGAACTGGCAGGGAAGCGTTACCGGCCGGTCTTTGACTGTTTTGCCGGACATGCGGCTGACGGCGCGTTCCGGGTGCTGGCGGATGACTTTGTCTCGACGGACAACGGGACCGGGATTGTGCATATGGCGCCGGCCTTCGGGGAAGATGATCAGCGGGTTGCCAGAGCCCATGGCATTCAGGGGGCGCCCTGTCCGCTGGACGGCCGCGGACGCTTTACCGCTGAAGTACCGGACTATCAGGGGATGTACGTCAAAGACGCTGATAAGGCGATCATTCAGGCTCTCAAAGCGCAGGGGCTGCTGTACCGGCAGGAGACCCTTTTGCACAGCTACCCCTTCTGTCCGCGCTCGGATACCCCGATCATCTACCGCACTGTACCGTCCTGGTATATCCGGGTCGAATCAATGCGTGACGCACTGGTGGCGAATAACCGGCAGGTGAACTGGGTGCCGGATCATCTGCAGGAAGGGCGGATGGGCAAATGGCTGGCAGGCGCCAAAGACTGGGCTGTGTCCCGCAACCGCTACTGGGGTACCCCGCTGCCGATCTGGATCAACGACACCACCGGCAGCCAGCTGTGCCTCGGCTCGCGTGAGGAGCTGGCCCGTTATACCGGGGTGACGGTCGAGGATCTGCACCGCGACCATGTGGACGACCTGACTTTTACCCTGCCGGGCGAAGCCGGAGTCTACCGCCGCATCGCGGAAGTGTTTGACTGCTGGTTTGAGTCCGGCGCCATGCCTTATGCCCAGGTGCATTATCCGTTTGAGAACAAAGATCAGTTTGAAAAGAATTTTCCTGCGGCGTTTATTGCCGAAGGGGTGGATCAGACCCGGGGCTGGTTCTATACCCTGCAGGTTCTGAGTCAGTGCCTGTTCGGCCAGGCGGCGTTTCGGAATGTCATCGTCAACGGCATCGTGATGGCTGAAGACGGGAAGAAAATGTCCAAGCGTCTGAAGAACTATACCGCGCCGGATGTGCTGATGGAGCAGTACGGCGCTGACGCCCTGCGGCTGTATCTGATCAATTCCGGACTGGTCAAGGCTGAAGAACAGCGCTTTGCCGACAGTGGAGTGCAGGAAATGGTCCGCCGGGTCCTGCTGCCCTGGTACAACGGCTACAAGTTCTTTGCGACCTATGCGGCACTGGATCAGTGGCAGTTTTCACCGGCGCAGATGCCAAGCGATAATATCCTGGATCAGTGGATCCTGTCCCGCCTTCAGACCCTGACCCGGCGGGTGAACGATGAGATGCAGCAGTACCGGCTTTATCAGGTGGTTCCGGCGCTGTTTGATTTTATTGAGCAGCTGACCAACTGGTATATCCGTCTGAACCGGGCCCGCTTCTGGCAGGATGGGATGAGCGGGGATAAATCCCGGGCTTTCCAGACCCTGTTCCATTGCCTGGAGACCTTCGGCACCCTGATGGCGCCGTTTGCGCCTTTCCTGTCAGAACATCTCTATCAGGGACTGCTGGCATTCCGTCAGCCCGGGAGCGTGCCGGAATCGGTACATCTGTGTCCGTACCCTGAAGCACAGCCTGCGATGCAGCAACCGGCGCTGGAAGCTTCGGTCGAGCGCTTCCAGCATCTGGTGACGATGGGGCGGCAGAAGCGGAACGATCTGAAAATCAAAATCAAGACGCCGCTCAGCCGGATCACCGTGCTTCATCGCGATCCGGCCGTGCTGGCGGATGTGGCCCGGTTGTCAGACTATATCCGGGCTGAGCTGAATGTGAAAACGGTTCACTTCAGCGAGCAAGAGGCGGATTACATCGATTTTTATGCCAAACCGAACTTTGCCCTGCTGGGCCGTAAGCTGGGCACGCAGATGAAGCACTACACCGGGTTGATCCATACCCTGACCGAGGCGCAATTGACGACATTGCAGGAGTCGGGAGAGCTGGAGCTGGACGGACAGGTCTTCAGTGATGAAGAGATTGTCCTCTACCGTCAGGCGAAAGAAGGGACCCATGCCGTGTCGAACCGGTTTATTTCACTGGATGTGGATCCTCAATTGTCTGATGCACTGATCGGGGAAGGAGCGGTCCGGGAGGTGATCAGCCGGATCCAGAAGCTGCGCAAAGACAGCGGCTTCCGGGTCAGCGACCGGATCCGGATTGAGCTGCAGGCGCCGGCGGCGCTGGCGGGCTGGGTCACACAGCATCAGGAATATCTGATGCAGGAAACGCTGGCCCGGGAGCTGGTCGTTGCCCCTGAGACGGATGGTATGTGCAGTGAAGCCGAGGTCTTCCGGACCGATCACGGTGACATTGCTGTCTCGGTTTCCGTGTTGTAA
- the mnmE gene encoding tRNA uridine-5-carboxymethylaminomethyl(34) synthesis GTPase MnmE produces MTQTTDTIVAQATPPGRGGVGIIRVSGPLAGQVAEAVTGRTLKPRYAEYLPFRAEDGTALDQGIALFFPNPNSFTGEDVLELQGHGGPVLMDMLIKRILQIEGVRPARPGEFSERAFMNDKLDLAQAEAIADLIDASSEEAAKSAFQSLQGAFSNRVNALVEALIHLRIYVEAAIDFPEEEIDFLSDGKVSTDLDTVIAQLNAVRREANQGAIMREGMKVVIAGRPNAGKSSLLNALSGKDSAIVTDIAGTTRDVLREHIHIDGMPLHIIDTAGLRDASDEVERIGIERAWDEIRQADRVLFMVDATTTDATDPADIWPDFIERLPDGMGLTVIRNKAELTGETTGICHISQPTLIRLSARTGDGVDALRDHLKSCMGFSGTTEGGFMARRRHLDALERAATHLDTGKAQLEGYMAGEILAEELRLAQQHLSEITGEFTSDDLLGRIFTSFCIGK; encoded by the coding sequence ATGACACAGACTACGGACACTATTGTTGCTCAGGCCACACCTCCCGGTCGTGGCGGAGTCGGCATTATCCGCGTTTCCGGTCCGCTGGCCGGCCAGGTGGCCGAAGCCGTCACCGGACGCACGCTCAAACCACGCTACGCAGAATACCTGCCATTCCGGGCAGAAGACGGCACGGCACTCGATCAAGGGATTGCCCTGTTCTTCCCGAACCCGAACTCCTTCACCGGCGAAGACGTTCTGGAACTGCAGGGTCATGGCGGTCCGGTTCTGATGGACATGCTGATCAAACGCATCCTGCAAATCGAGGGCGTGCGCCCGGCCCGCCCGGGCGAATTCTCCGAGCGTGCCTTCATGAATGACAAACTGGATCTGGCCCAGGCCGAAGCCATTGCCGATCTGATTGATGCCAGCAGTGAGGAAGCGGCCAAGAGTGCCTTCCAGTCGCTGCAGGGCGCCTTCTCCAACCGGGTCAACGCCTTGGTGGAAGCTCTGATTCACCTGCGTATCTACGTTGAGGCCGCGATTGATTTTCCGGAAGAAGAAATCGACTTTCTCAGTGACGGTAAGGTCAGCACCGATCTGGATACCGTGATTGCACAGCTCAATGCCGTACGCCGCGAGGCCAATCAGGGCGCCATCATGCGTGAAGGCATGAAAGTGGTGATTGCCGGTCGTCCGAATGCCGGTAAATCCAGCCTGCTCAATGCCCTGTCTGGCAAAGACAGTGCCATCGTGACCGACATTGCCGGGACCACCCGCGACGTGCTGCGTGAACATATCCATATTGATGGCATGCCGCTGCATATCATTGATACCGCCGGTCTGCGCGATGCCAGTGACGAAGTGGAACGGATTGGTATCGAGCGTGCCTGGGATGAAATCCGTCAGGCTGACCGCGTGCTCTTCATGGTTGATGCCACCACCACAGACGCCACCGATCCGGCAGACATCTGGCCGGACTTTATCGAACGCCTGCCGGACGGGATGGGACTGACCGTCATCCGGAACAAAGCGGAGCTGACCGGAGAAACGACCGGGATCTGCCATATCAGCCAGCCAACCCTGATCCGCCTGTCGGCGCGAACCGGTGACGGCGTCGATGCCCTGCGCGACCACCTCAAGTCCTGTATGGGTTTTTCCGGCACCACAGAAGGCGGGTTCATGGCCCGCCGCCGCCATCTGGATGCGCTGGAGCGTGCAGCCACACACCTCGACACAGGCAAGGCGCAGCTGGAAGGCTACATGGCCGGTGAAATCCTGGCCGAAGAGCTGCGTCTGGCCCAGCAGCACCTGAGCGAAATCACCGGGGAATTCACCTCGGACGATCTGCTGGGACGCATCTTTACGTCGTTCTGTATCGGGAAGTAA
- the yidC gene encoding membrane protein insertase YidC: MDSQRNILLIALLFVSFLLFQQWNADNSPQPQNQTAAQSATTQGDVPSHSGDSATIPGPSSSDKLIHIRTDVLDLTVDTLGGDIIEAKLLAYDNELDSSDPFVLLKNEPAHQFIAQSGLIGANGIDSTAGRAQLNAEAKDYVLADGQDELRVPLTYSKDGIEYIKTFTLHRDSYALEVSYTINNKSEKPATVQMYAQLKQTLMDDGGSLTMPTYRGGAYSADDEKYKKYSFDDMADKNLNLSMYQGWAAMMQHYFVSAWIPTPIAVPADKSVQTPSHNLFSRTSQGQGYIGVRMPTEIVAPGSGLTTSAKLWVGPKLQDKMEATADNLNLTADYGWLWFIASPLHKFLSWIQSFVGNWGIAIIILTIIVRGGLYPFTKAQYTSMAKMRMLQPKLQAMRERFGDDRQRMSQEMMELYKKEKVNPLGGCLPLLLQMPIFIALYWALMESVELRHAPFFGWIHDLSAQDPYYVLPILMGVTMFLIQKMSPSTVTDPMQQKIMTFMPVLFTGFFLFFPSGLVLYWLVSNIVTLTQQSIIFKQLEKKGLHSK; the protein is encoded by the coding sequence ATGGATTCCCAACGCAATATTCTGTTAATTGCCCTGCTGTTTGTGTCTTTCCTGCTGTTCCAGCAGTGGAATGCAGACAACAGCCCGCAACCTCAGAACCAGACAGCTGCGCAAAGCGCGACGACCCAGGGCGATGTGCCGTCACATTCCGGTGACAGCGCGACGATTCCGGGGCCAAGCAGTTCCGACAAGCTGATCCACATCCGCACCGATGTGCTGGATCTGACTGTTGATACCCTGGGTGGTGATATTATTGAAGCCAAACTGCTGGCTTACGACAATGAGCTGGATTCCAGCGATCCGTTCGTGCTGCTGAAAAACGAGCCCGCACATCAGTTTATTGCTCAGTCCGGTCTGATTGGTGCCAACGGCATCGACTCAACTGCCGGCCGTGCCCAGCTGAACGCAGAAGCCAAAGATTACGTCCTGGCCGATGGCCAGGATGAACTGCGCGTCCCGCTGACTTACAGCAAAGACGGCATTGAATATATCAAGACGTTCACGCTGCACCGTGACAGCTATGCGCTGGAAGTGTCTTATACCATCAACAACAAGTCTGAAAAGCCGGCCACTGTACAAATGTACGCCCAGCTGAAACAGACTCTGATGGATGACGGCGGCAGCCTGACCATGCCGACCTACCGTGGCGGCGCCTACTCTGCTGACGATGAGAAGTACAAAAAGTACAGCTTTGACGACATGGCAGACAAGAACCTGAACCTGTCCATGTATCAAGGCTGGGCTGCGATGATGCAGCACTACTTCGTCTCTGCCTGGATTCCAACACCGATTGCCGTCCCTGCAGATAAGAGTGTGCAAACACCAAGCCATAACCTGTTCTCCCGTACCAGCCAGGGCCAGGGCTACATTGGCGTGCGTATGCCAACTGAAATCGTAGCACCAGGCAGCGGCCTGACCACCTCAGCAAAACTGTGGGTAGGTCCGAAACTGCAGGACAAGATGGAAGCAACAGCCGACAACCTGAACCTGACCGCTGACTACGGCTGGCTGTGGTTCATCGCCAGCCCGCTGCATAAGTTCCTGTCCTGGATCCAAAGCTTTGTTGGGAACTGGGGTATCGCGATCATCATCCTGACGATCATTGTGCGTGGCGGCCTGTATCCGTTTACCAAAGCGCAGTATACCTCCATGGCGAAGATGCGCATGCTGCAGCCAAAACTGCAGGCAATGCGTGAGCGTTTCGGCGATGACCGTCAGCGCATGAGCCAGGAAATGATGGAGCTGTACAAGAAAGAGAAAGTGAACCCGCTGGGTGGCTGTCTGCCGCTGCTGCTGCAGATGCCGATTTTCATTGCTCTGTACTGGGCTCTGATGGAATCGGTCGAACTGCGTCACGCACCTTTCTTCGGCTGGATCCACGACCTGTCGGCACAAGACCCGTACTATGTACTGCCGATTCTGATGGGTGTGACCATGTTCCTGATCCAGAAGATGAGCCCAAGCACAGTGACCGACCCGATGCAGCAGAAGATCATGACTTTCATGCCTGTGCTGTTCACCGGTTTCTTCCTGTTCTTCCCATCCGGTCTGGTCCTGTACTGGCTGGTGTCGAACATCGTGACGCTGACTCAGCAGTCCATCATCTTCAAGCAACTGGAGAAGAAAGGCCTGCACAGCAAGTAA
- the yidD gene encoding membrane protein insertion efficiency factor YidD — protein MASPVSPIAWLVVGLVRFYQLAISPLIGPRCRFTPTCSQYAIEAVKTHGAIKGCWFAAKRLLRCHPLNNGGYDPVPPTQDNDREH, from the coding sequence ATGGCATCGCCTGTCTCGCCCATCGCGTGGCTAGTCGTCGGACTAGTCCGCTTTTACCAACTGGCAATCAGCCCGCTGATCGGGCCACGTTGTCGTTTCACCCCCACCTGCTCTCAATACGCGATCGAAGCGGTAAAAACCCATGGAGCAATAAAAGGTTGTTGGTTCGCGGCGAAACGTCTATTAAGATGTCACCCTTTGAACAACGGTGGCTATGACCCCGTTCCGCCAACCCAGGATAACGACAGAGAACATTAA
- the rnpA gene encoding ribonuclease P protein component — MNKFAFSRELRLLTPEDYKHVFQQAHSAGSPHLTILARNNDLNQPRLGLAVPKKQIKTAVGRNRFKRLVRERFRLKQHDLPAKDFVVIAKKSASEMSNADLCKLLDKLWHRLSRPSRG; from the coding sequence TTGAATAAGTTCGCTTTTTCTCGGGAGTTACGTCTGTTAACTCCCGAAGATTATAAACATGTCTTCCAGCAAGCTCACAGTGCTGGCTCCCCTCACTTAACCATTCTGGCCCGCAATAATGACCTGAACCAACCACGGCTCGGTCTGGCAGTCCCTAAAAAACAAATCAAAACCGCAGTCGGCCGCAATCGCTTTAAACGCCTGGTTCGGGAACGTTTCCGTCTCAAGCAACACGATCTGCCTGCGAAAGATTTTGTCGTGATCGCCAAAAAAAGTGCCAGTGAAATGAGCAACGCCGACCTGTGTAAACTGCTGGATAAGCTATGGCATCGCCTGTCTCGCCCATCGCGTGGCTAG
- the rpmH gene encoding 50S ribosomal protein L34, giving the protein MKRTFQPSVLKRKRTHGFRARMATKNGRAVINARRAKGRKRLSK; this is encoded by the coding sequence ATGAAACGCACTTTTCAACCTTCAGTTCTAAAGCGCAAGCGTACTCACGGCTTCCGTGCTCGCATGGCAACTAAGAACGGTCGCGCTGTAATCAATGCACGTCGCGCCAAAGGCCGTAAGCGTCTGTCTAAGTAA
- a CDS encoding amino acid ABC transporter ATP-binding protein yields the protein MIQLHNFSKRFGDNTIFSGIDLQIDQGEIVVIIGPSGTGKSTLLRCINFLETANSGHLTIDKIHVDTPVATPKEILSIRRKTGFVFQNYALFAHMTARQNIAEGLITVKGWKKQAAYDRAQQILDDIGLGDKGDSYPAALSGGQQQRVGIGRAMALEAELLLFDEPTSALDPEWVGEVLNLMKMLATRNQTMLVVTHEMQFAREVADRVIFMADGEFVEQGSPQEIFSNAKDPRLQKFLRQVGIR from the coding sequence ATGATTCAGCTGCATAACTTCAGCAAACGCTTCGGTGACAATACCATTTTTTCCGGTATTGACCTTCAGATTGACCAGGGTGAGATTGTGGTGATCATCGGCCCGTCCGGCACCGGCAAGTCCACCCTGCTGCGCTGCATTAATTTCCTGGAAACCGCGAACAGCGGCCATCTGACCATTGACAAGATCCACGTGGATACACCGGTGGCCACTCCCAAAGAGATCCTGTCAATTCGGCGCAAAACCGGCTTCGTCTTTCAGAACTACGCCCTGTTTGCCCATATGACGGCCCGTCAGAACATTGCTGAAGGCCTGATCACCGTGAAAGGGTGGAAAAAGCAAGCCGCCTACGACAGAGCCCAGCAAATCCTCGACGATATAGGGCTGGGCGACAAAGGCGACAGCTACCCGGCCGCCCTGTCCGGCGGTCAGCAACAGCGGGTCGGTATCGGCCGCGCGATGGCGCTGGAAGCCGAACTGCTGCTGTTTGATGAGCCGACGTCTGCACTGGATCCGGAATGGGTCGGTGAAGTGCTGAACCTGATGAAAATGCTGGCAACCCGCAACCAGACCATGCTGGTGGTCACGCATGAAATGCAGTTTGCCCGCGAAGTGGCCGATCGGGTGATCTTTATGGCCGACGGCGAGTTCGTGGAACAGGGATCTCCGCAGGAGATCTTCAGCAACGCCAAAGATCCGCGGTTGCAAAAATTCCTGCGTCAGGTGGGGATCCGCTAA
- a CDS encoding amino acid ABC transporter permease: MGFDFDYMLSLMPILLKYLGTTMGMAVWGLVFALVIAVTLALVRVYRLPVLNQISQVYISFFRGTPLLVQLFLLYYGLPQVFPALVGLDAFSAAVIGLSLHFAAYMAESIRAAIIGVDNSQREASLSIGMTEMQAMRRIILPQATRVALPSLMNYFIDMIKSTSLAFTLGVAEIMAKAQMEASSSFKFFEAFLAVALIYWGIVVVLTRIQNWAEVKLNRAYVR; encoded by the coding sequence ATGGGCTTCGATTTTGATTACATGCTGTCGCTCATGCCGATTCTGCTCAAATACCTGGGCACAACCATGGGCATGGCGGTCTGGGGACTGGTCTTTGCACTGGTGATCGCGGTAACGCTGGCTTTGGTGCGGGTTTACCGTCTACCGGTGCTGAATCAGATCAGCCAGGTTTACATCAGCTTCTTCCGCGGCACCCCGCTGCTGGTTCAGCTCTTTCTGCTGTACTACGGCCTGCCTCAGGTCTTTCCGGCTCTGGTCGGGCTGGACGCCTTCAGTGCCGCCGTCATCGGCCTGAGTCTGCACTTTGCCGCCTACATGGCCGAAAGTATCCGGGCTGCCATTATCGGTGTCGACAACAGCCAGCGTGAAGCCAGTCTGTCGATCGGGATGACGGAAATGCAGGCCATGCGCCGCATCATCCTGCCGCAGGCGACCCGCGTCGCGCTGCCGTCCCTGATGAACTACTTTATCGACATGATCAAATCCACCTCACTGGCGTTTACCCTGGGTGTGGCTGAAATCATGGCCAAAGCGCAGATGGAAGCGTCCTCCAGCTTCAAATTCTTCGAAGCCTTCCTGGCCGTCGCCCTGATTTACTGGGGCATTGTGGTGGTACTGACCCGGATTCAGAACTGGGCGGAAGTGAAACTTAACAGGGCGTATGTACGATGA